DNA from Streptomyces sp. NBC_01260:
CTTGTCGGGATGGGCGGTCGCCAGGCTGAAGACGACCGCTTCCGGTGTGGTCACCAAGAACGGGAGTGCCGCGCGGCGCACCCGTACCCAGTCCTCGGCGTCGGCGGGCCGGAAGTCGCGCACGATGACAGTCATGCGCCGGACCGTATCCGGAGCCACGGCCCGGCCGCCCGTGATTTTCCGGCGACGGGGGATGCCGCGCCTTGCCTGCTTGCTTGTCTGCCTGCGTGACGTGGGACATGTCCTGTCACCCCTTGGGTTCAAGTGGCATGGATCGGGGCGCTGTTGATCCGGGCGGCCTCGCACGGGAGGCGCTGCGGCCGAAGAGGGCGGGAGGCGTCGGCGGGGCAGGGGCGACGGCTCCGGGCGGTGGGGGGAGAATCGGGCCGTGACTCTGAAGATCTCCGTTGACCCGGATTCCGGCACCGCCCCGTACGAGCAGCTGCGCACGCAGATCTCCGAACTGGCCCGCTCCGGCGCGCTGCCGGTGGGCTACAGACTTCCGACCGTACGCGGCTTCGCCGAGGAGCTGGGCCTCGCCGCCAACACGGTCGCCAAGGCCTACCGGGCCCTGGAGGCGGACGGGGTGATCGAGACGCGGGGGCGCAACGGGACGTTCGTCGCCGCCGCGGGGGACGCGGCAGACCGCAACGCGGCTTCCGCCGCGCGGGAGTACGCGGAACAGGCCCGGCGGCTGGGGGTCTCCCGCGCGCGGGCGCTCGCGCTGGCGCAGGACGCGGTGCGGGCGGTGTACGCGGGCTGAGCGAGGGCGGCCCGGTGCGGTGCCCTCCATCGCCGGACGGACGTGGACCTGTGCCGCGCGGGCTCGGCCCGCTCTCAGAGGTACAGGCCCGCGTCCGCGCCCGAGTCCTGCCTGGGGACCGACGCGGGGCCCGTGCCGCGGCGCAGCGCGTACAGCTCCGCCAGGGTCGCGCCCTCGTGGGACACGTCGCGGCTCAGGCCCTCGTCCGTGCCCAGCCAGGCCACCGACTCCTTGCGGGTCAGCGGGCCCACCTCGATCCGGGCCAGGCAGCGGCCCGGCCTGACGACCGCCGGGTGCAGGCGCTCCAGGTCCTCGTTGGTGGTCACCCCGACGAGGACATTGCGGCCCTGGCCCAGCAGTCCGTCCGTGAGGTTCAGCAGCCGGGACAGCGCCTGACCGGCCGTGTGCTTGGCCTCGCCCCGGATCAGCTCGTCGCAGTCCTCCAGGAGCAGCAGCCGCCAGCGGCCCTTCGCCGTGCCGTCGTCCTCTCCGATCGCGATGTCCATCAGGTAGCCGACGTCGTTGAAGAGCCGTTCGGGATCGAGTACGCAGTCGACCTGGCACCAGTCCCGCCAGGACCGCGCCAAGGTGCGCAGCGCGGAGGTCTTGCCGGTGCCCGGCGGACCGTGCAGCAGGAGCAGCCGGCCCGCGATGTCGTCCGGGGTGACCTTCATCAGCCGGTCCATGGCATCGGCCACCGGTGCGGTGTAGTTGGTGCGGACCTCGTCCCAGGCGCCGGCCGTGATCTGCCGGGTGGTGCGGCACGGGCCGCGGCGCGGCGACACGTGCCAGAAGCCCATGGTCACGTTCTCGGGCTGCGGATCGGGTTCGTCCCGGGCGCCGTCCGTCGCTTCGCCGAGCACCTTCTGGGCCAGTTCGGGGGTGGTCGCGGTGACCGTGACGTCGGCGCCGCGGTTCCACCGTGAGACGAGCAGCGTCCAGCCCTCGCCCTCGGCGAGCATGGCGCTGCGGTCGTCGTCACGGGCGGCTCGCAGCACCGTGGCGGCCGGGGGCAGCAGCGTCGCCCCGCTCCTGACCCGGTCCAGGGAGGTGCTGTGCGAGTACGACTGCTCGCCCGTCGCGAAGCGGCCGAGGAACAGCGCGTCGACGACGTCGGACGGGGAGTCGCTGTCGTCGACGGTGAGCCGGATCGGCAGAGCGGACTCGGGGTTGGCAGGCATGGCGCCCATGATCCGGCACCGGCGCACCCGGCGCACCCGGGTTTCGCCACCTTTCGCCGCGCCACCCGCGCGCCGGAGTGACGCGCCCTCAGGGGACCGGCGCCCAAAGCTCATCCGATGGACTTGGCATGAACACTTCCGGAATGGCCGTCCCTGCTGCTACCACGTATGTGGCAGAGATCCTGCTGGTCGGTCCAACGGAGGTCCCATGAAAATGTCCAGACTCGTGGCGTTCTCGTCCTCACTGCTGTTCGGTGCCGTCATCGCCCTCACCGGGGCGGCCACCGCGAACGCCGCTCCGTCCGTTCAGGCCGTCGACTATGTCGCCC
Protein-coding regions in this window:
- a CDS encoding GntR family transcriptional regulator is translated as MTLKISVDPDSGTAPYEQLRTQISELARSGALPVGYRLPTVRGFAEELGLAANTVAKAYRALEADGVIETRGRNGTFVAAAGDAADRNAASAAREYAEQARRLGVSRARALALAQDAVRAVYAG
- a CDS encoding DUF5925 domain-containing protein, with amino-acid sequence MPANPESALPIRLTVDDSDSPSDVVDALFLGRFATGEQSYSHSTSLDRVRSGATLLPPAATVLRAARDDDRSAMLAEGEGWTLLVSRWNRGADVTVTATTPELAQKVLGEATDGARDEPDPQPENVTMGFWHVSPRRGPCRTTRQITAGAWDEVRTNYTAPVADAMDRLMKVTPDDIAGRLLLLHGPPGTGKTSALRTLARSWRDWCQVDCVLDPERLFNDVGYLMDIAIGEDDGTAKGRWRLLLLEDCDELIRGEAKHTAGQALSRLLNLTDGLLGQGRNVLVGVTTNEDLERLHPAVVRPGRCLARIEVGPLTRKESVAWLGTDEGLSRDVSHEGATLAELYALRRGTGPASVPRQDSGADAGLYL